ATGACGTGCGCCCGGGACATGATGGGCTCGAAGCTGTGCGGGCTGTGCACGACCTTGTGCCCCATGGCACGCAACGCCTCGACGACCGCACCTTGAATCGTCGCCTCGGCATGGATGCCCTTGCCCTCGCAATGGATGCGCGGCACGGTCACGGCCTCCACCGGCGACATGCCGAAATCGACCACGTTGAGTA
This is a stretch of genomic DNA from Betaproteobacteria bacterium. It encodes these proteins:
- a CDS encoding gamma-glutamyltransferase; translated protein: LNVVDFGMSPVEAVTVPRIHCEGKGIHAEATIQGAVVEALRAMGHKVVHSPHSFEPIMSRAHVISTIGGRMRGGADPRGGAGVGYSW